Sequence from the Nocardia brasiliensis genome:
GGAGACGTGCACCTTGGCGTTCTGCTGCGTGATGACCGTGGCGCCGAGCCGGGCCAGGCCGTTCACCACCGCGAACACCGAGTTCTCGTTGCCTGGGATGAGCGAGGAGGCCAGCACCACCAGATCGTCCTGGCGGATGTTGATCTGCCGGTGATCCCCGCGCGCCATCCGGGACAGCGCCGAGAGCGGCTCACCCTGCGAGCCCGTGGAGATCAGCACCAGCCGGTCGCCGGGCAGCGTCGCGGCCTGGTCGAGTTCGACGACGATGTTGTCCGGCACGGTCAGATAGCCCAGGTCCTGCGCGATCTGCATGTTGCGGACCATCGAGCGGCCGACGAAACACACCCGCCTGCCATACTTCTGCGCGACGTCGACCACCTGCTGGATGCGGTGCACGTGACTGGCGAACGACGCGACGATCACCCGATTGCGCGCCTTGCCGATCACCGTGTCGAGCACGCCGCCGATCTCGCGTTCCGGCGTGACGAACCCGGGCACCTCGGCATTGGTGGAGTCCACCAGGAACAGGTCGACGCCCTCGTCACCGAGCCGGGAGAAGCCGGCCAGGTCGGTGAGCCTGCCGTCGAGCGGCAGCTGGTCGAGCTTGATGTCACCGGTGTGCAACGCGACGCCGGCCGGGGTGCGGATGGCGACGGCCAGCGCGTCCGGGATGGAGTGGTTGACCGCGAAGAACTCGCAGGCGAACGGCCCGTGATCGGTGTGCTGCCCCTCGGCCACCTCGACCAGCTTGGGCTGTTGCCGGTGTTCGCGACACTTGGCCGCGACCAGCGCGAGGGTGAACTTCGAGCCGACCACCGGGATGTCGGCGCGCAGCCGCAACAGGAACGGCACCGCGCCGATGTGGTCCTCGTGGCCGTGGGTGAGCACGACGGCGACGACGTCGGCCATCCGGTGCTCGATGGGCCGGAAATCGGGCAGGATCAGGTCCACGCCCGGCTGCTGGTCCTCGGGGAACAGCACACCGCAGTCGACGATGAGCAGCTTGCCGCCGTACTCGAAAACGGTCATGTTGCGGCCGATTTCGCCGATACCGCCGAGCGCGAAGACGCGCAGGCCGTTCTTGGGCAGCTTCGGCGGGGTGCCGAGCCGGTCGTGCGCGGGTGTGACGGCGCGCGGATCCTGCTGCGGCACGGACTGATCGCCGCGACCGCGACCCGACTGCTGGCGACCGCGACCGGACTTCTTGCCCTGCTGCGCGTGCTGCGCCGCCTCGCCCCTGGCCGCCTTCTTCGGCGCCGTCGTCTTCTTCGACTGCACCGCGGCCGAACGCTCGGTCCGTTCGGCGTTCGC
This genomic interval carries:
- a CDS encoding ribonuclease J, which translates into the protein MSEPLARRPRRTASRAAGAPAPVPPPAPAEKPAAAPQVTEVVEVTEVVAERTEKSVRTANAERTERSAAVQSKKTTAPKKAARGEAAQHAQQGKKSGRGRQQSGRGRGDQSVPQQDPRAVTPAHDRLGTPPKLPKNGLRVFALGGIGEIGRNMTVFEYGGKLLIVDCGVLFPEDQQPGVDLILPDFRPIEHRMADVVAVVLTHGHEDHIGAVPFLLRLRADIPVVGSKFTLALVAAKCREHRQQPKLVEVAEGQHTDHGPFACEFFAVNHSIPDALAVAIRTPAGVALHTGDIKLDQLPLDGRLTDLAGFSRLGDEGVDLFLVDSTNAEVPGFVTPEREIGGVLDTVIGKARNRVIVASFASHVHRIQQVVDVAQKYGRRVCFVGRSMVRNMQIAQDLGYLTVPDNIVVELDQAATLPGDRLVLISTGSQGEPLSALSRMARGDHRQINIRQDDLVVLASSLIPGNENSVFAVVNGLARLGATVITQQNAKVHVSGHASAGELLYLYNAVRPTNAMPVHGEWRHLRANAALAIATGVPEDRVMLAEDGVVVDLVDGIASIVGRVPVGHVYVDGLSVGDVGESTLSDRLVLGEGGFISITVAIDETTGKAVSPPELSGRGFSDDPTALADAAQLVEAELLRLATEGVTDTHRIAQSVRRVVGRWVADTYRRRPMIVPTVIGV